A window of Mercenaria mercenaria strain notata chromosome 16, MADL_Memer_1, whole genome shotgun sequence contains these coding sequences:
- the LOC128546101 gene encoding peroxisomal acyl-coenzyme A oxidase 1-like: MAVNADLQKERNSATFNIEKLTEVLYDGKAMVKRRRYLQKIVLEDKYLTSFPPWWNRDRNAQYDIGVKKNVYFTKLIQDLNITDFAEQFYLKEAGGHEANPLGLHEDMFVPTIEKLGTKEQIAKYLEPAKQYKIIGTYAQTELGHGTFIRGLETTATYDQDTEQFVINSPTVSSTKYWPGSLGKTSNHVVLMAQLLSQGKCHGIHAFIVQIRSEKDHTPLPGISVGDIGNKIGYNAMDNGFLRFDNVRIPRRNLLARYSRIEKDGTYIPAKNPRLAYGTMVFVRALIVGGCSKSLAQACVITTRYSAVRRQTEIRPG, encoded by the exons ATGGCTGTTAACGCAGATTTACAGAAAGAAAGGAATTCTGCCACCTTTAACATCGAGAAATTAACAGAAGTATTGTATGATGGCAAGGCAATGGTCAAACGACGAAGATATTTGC AGAAGATCGTTCTGGAAGACAAATACCTGACATCATTCCCACCGTGGTGGAATCGTGATCGTAATGCACAATACGATATCGGTGTCAAGAAGAATGTGTACTTTACAAAACTAATTCAGGATCTCAACATTACTGACTTTGCAGAACAGTTCTACTTGAAGGA GGCCGGCGGACATGAAGCGAACCCACTTGGATTACATGAAGATATGTTTGTACCAACTATCGAAAAACTAGGAACAAAAGAACAAATTGCAAAGTATCTGGAACCAGCTAAACAATACAAAATCATAGGAACATATGCACAAACAGAGCTTGGTCATG GAACGTTTATACGTGGGTTGGAGACAACAGCTACATATGATCAAGACACAGAACAATTTGTTATCAACAGCCCAACAGTTTCGTCTACAAAATACTGGCCTGGATCAT TAGGAAAGACGAGTAACCATGTGGTGCTAATGGCACAGTTATTGTCTCAAGGCAAATGCCATGGTATACATGCGTTTATTGTGCAAATCAGAAGTGAGAAGGATCATACACCTTTACCAG GAATATCGGTTGGAGATATCGGTAACAAAATTGGATATAACGCTATGGACAATGGGTTCCTTAGATTTGATAATGTTCGAATTCCCAGAAGAAATCTACTAGCACGATATTCCAGG ATTGAGAAAGATGGTACTTATATACCGGCAAAAAACCCTAGACTAGCTTATGGTACCATGGTTTTTGTTCGTGCATTAATTGTTGGAGGTTGTTCTAAGTCGCTGGCTCAAGCCTGTGTGATAACAACAAGATACAGTGCTGTAAGAAGACAAACTGAAATAAGACCAGGGTAA